One segment of Prosthecodimorpha staleyi DNA contains the following:
- a CDS encoding RNA ligase — protein sequence MDFPRIETLSDVAPHVSYERGFVVSRRGDHTVVDYVHTVSDTFTDAISLECRGLKFDRDGRLIGRPFHKFFNLGERQRLEEVDWSAPHRIHAKLDGSMIHPVLIDGALRFMTRMGETEQSARAQRHAAAPEFDISRHLVEAGITPIFEFTAPENRIVLAYDRPQWTLLAAREMVSGLYLPRAEIERLAGRFGVALVEDHGTVDDAAEFVARVRAATGIEGYVLAFDDGHRLKLKTEAYVLRHKALSLVEFEKNVLGWVCAGSVDDIVPLLPEDVADRVLDYRDQVGRGMANLAAAIDRFVAEHRDLPRKDFAARAIATFDPRLRGLAFSVLDGKDSRALLMDLLAAASQSEPRVSAVRDLFGMHWSLQGLSLPDLEA from the coding sequence GTGGACTTCCCTCGCATCGAAACGCTGTCCGACGTGGCGCCGCACGTGTCCTACGAGCGGGGCTTCGTCGTCTCGCGCCGCGGCGACCACACAGTGGTCGACTATGTGCATACCGTCTCGGACACGTTCACGGACGCGATCTCGCTCGAATGCCGCGGCCTGAAATTCGACCGCGACGGGCGCCTGATCGGCCGTCCGTTCCACAAGTTCTTCAACCTCGGCGAACGCCAGCGCCTGGAGGAGGTCGACTGGTCGGCGCCACACCGCATCCATGCGAAGCTCGACGGCTCGATGATCCATCCGGTTCTCATCGACGGCGCCTTGCGCTTCATGACGCGCATGGGAGAGACCGAGCAGTCCGCCCGCGCGCAACGACACGCGGCGGCGCCGGAATTCGACATCAGCCGGCATCTGGTCGAGGCCGGCATCACGCCGATCTTCGAGTTCACCGCGCCCGAGAACCGCATCGTTCTCGCCTATGACCGGCCGCAATGGACCCTTCTGGCGGCCCGCGAGATGGTCTCGGGCCTCTATCTGCCGCGCGCCGAGATCGAGCGGCTCGCCGGGCGCTTCGGCGTGGCCCTGGTCGAGGACCACGGCACGGTCGACGATGCCGCCGAATTCGTCGCGCGCGTGCGCGCCGCCACCGGCATCGAGGGCTATGTGCTGGCCTTCGACGACGGCCATCGGCTGAAACTGAAGACCGAGGCCTATGTGCTCCGCCACAAGGCGCTCAGCCTCGTTGAGTTCGAGAAGAATGTGCTGGGCTGGGTCTGCGCCGGAAGCGTCGACGACATCGTGCCCCTGCTGCCGGAGGACGTGGCCGACCGCGTTCTCGACTATCGCGACCAGGTCGGCCGCGGCATGGCCAACCTTGCGGCCGCAATCGACCGCTTCGTCGCGGAGCATCGGGACCTGCCGCGCAAGGATTTCGCCGCCCGGGCCATCGCGACATTCGATCCGCGGCTGCGCGGCCTCGCCTTCTCGGTGCTCGACGGCAAGGACAGCCGCGCCCTGCTCATGGACCTGCTCGCCGCTGCGAGCCAGTCCGAGCCGAGGGTCAGTGCCGTGCGCGATCTGTTCGGAATGCACTGGTCTCTCCAAGGCCTGTCCCTGCCGGATCTGGAGGCCTGA
- a CDS encoding vanadium-dependent haloperoxidase produces MCPSNGDTDREWEVAPGVFAVGIGSFHKSLRHNDFGEVERPEFEKLVKATRGLGSEFKRVPKGPGRNGADAAALTNPQGGLAADRLTHHPAGYAMLPAPKVDSIGTAAEMTELYWMALLRDCDFAHWDEGQLVSDAASELDGCFARAVADTQDVGHLRPGIDLPGSALARAPVTPQNLFRLGLPGEEVGPLVSQFFLRDVAFGTQTIDQMQRPYKSGANYLTEFADWKAAQDGGQDKFGKAYPEANEYDESFYEPGRLKRYISTPRDLARFVNKDALHQAYFNAALILLSGAAKWTPGNPYSDCGPLKDREAGFGVLGGPHILALVSEVATRALKVVWNQKWQVHLRLRPEAYGGLVHVQTIGANGAGTRAYGLPEWVAATKAAMMVKQDCKSLLLPMAYSPGSPTHPAYGAGHATVAGACVTVLKAYFQTFECDDPMSPLKFTSLKERSQPFGEKKDEISCFVPGMLANGTWGLLPLDEAVTAQLTIEGELNKLAQNVAMGRSMGGVHWRSDNARSLILGEAIAAEMLADITRDANEYPEFTFRTFARKDDGEPKHVVIKGGRIFVDGNLTNTHMSAL; encoded by the coding sequence ATGTGCCCATCGAACGGTGATACCGACAGGGAATGGGAAGTGGCGCCGGGCGTGTTCGCGGTCGGCATCGGCAGCTTCCACAAATCCTTGAGACACAATGACTTCGGCGAGGTCGAGAGACCCGAATTCGAGAAACTCGTGAAGGCCACCCGTGGCCTCGGCAGCGAGTTCAAGCGGGTCCCGAAGGGTCCGGGACGGAATGGGGCGGACGCTGCGGCGCTGACCAATCCGCAGGGCGGTCTGGCGGCGGACCGCCTGACGCATCATCCGGCCGGCTACGCGATGCTGCCGGCGCCGAAGGTCGATTCCATCGGCACAGCGGCGGAAATGACCGAGCTCTACTGGATGGCGCTGCTGCGCGACTGCGATTTCGCGCATTGGGACGAGGGGCAACTGGTCTCGGATGCCGCGTCGGAACTTGACGGCTGCTTCGCGCGGGCCGTTGCCGATACGCAGGACGTCGGTCATCTGCGGCCCGGAATCGACCTGCCTGGCAGTGCGTTGGCGCGGGCACCGGTGACCCCCCAAAATCTGTTTCGCCTCGGTCTGCCCGGCGAAGAAGTCGGGCCCCTGGTTAGCCAGTTCTTCCTGCGCGACGTCGCCTTCGGCACCCAGACGATCGACCAGATGCAACGGCCGTACAAATCCGGTGCGAACTATCTCACCGAATTTGCCGACTGGAAGGCGGCGCAGGACGGCGGGCAGGACAAGTTCGGCAAGGCCTATCCCGAAGCCAACGAGTACGATGAGTCATTCTACGAACCTGGCCGCCTGAAGCGGTATATCAGCACGCCGCGCGACCTTGCGCGTTTCGTCAACAAGGATGCGCTGCATCAGGCCTATTTCAACGCCGCACTGATCCTGCTGTCGGGAGCGGCCAAGTGGACGCCGGGCAATCCCTACAGCGACTGCGGTCCTCTCAAGGATCGCGAGGCCGGCTTCGGCGTTCTCGGCGGCCCGCACATCCTGGCGCTGGTCTCCGAAGTCGCCACCCGGGCGCTGAAGGTGGTCTGGAACCAGAAATGGCAGGTCCATCTGCGTCTGCGCCCCGAAGCCTATGGCGGCCTGGTCCATGTGCAGACCATCGGCGCGAACGGGGCCGGCACCCGCGCCTACGGGCTGCCTGAGTGGGTCGCGGCAACCAAGGCCGCGATGATGGTCAAGCAAGACTGCAAGTCCCTGCTTCTGCCGATGGCCTATTCGCCCGGAAGCCCGACCCATCCGGCCTATGGCGCCGGCCATGCCACCGTCGCCGGGGCCTGCGTCACTGTCCTCAAGGCCTATTTCCAGACCTTCGAGTGCGACGACCCGATGTCGCCCCTGAAGTTCACTTCCCTCAAGGAGCGCTCCCAGCCCTTCGGTGAGAAGAAGGATGAGATCTCGTGCTTCGTGCCAGGGATGCTGGCAAACGGTACCTGGGGCCTGCTCCCACTGGATGAAGCCGTTACGGCGCAACTGACCATCGAGGGCGAACTCAACAAGCTGGCGCAGAATGTCGCCATGGGACGCTCCATGGGCGGCGTCCACTGGCGCTCCGACAATGCGCGCAGCCTGATTCTCGGCGAAGCGATCGCCGCGGAGATGCTCGCCGACATCACGCGGGATGCCAACGAATACCCGGAATTCACGTTCCGCACTTTTGCCCGCAAGGATGACGGCGAGCCCAAGCATGTCGTGATCAAGGGCGGCCGCATCTTCGTCGACGGCAACTTGACAAACACGCACATGAGCGCGTTGTAA
- a CDS encoding urease subunit beta, translating to MIPGEVIPAAGEIELNAGLPTVTLEVANTGDRPVQVGSHYHFFETNPALVFDRDKARGMRLDIPAGTAVRFEPGQTRSVTLVPYGGKREVYGFRQAVMGTL from the coding sequence ATGATCCCCGGAGAAGTCATCCCCGCCGCCGGCGAGATCGAGCTCAATGCCGGCCTGCCGACCGTCACGCTCGAGGTCGCCAATACCGGCGACCGCCCGGTCCAGGTCGGCTCGCACTATCATTTCTTCGAGACCAACCCGGCGCTCGTCTTCGACCGCGACAAGGCCCGCGGCATGCGGCTCGATATCCCCGCCGGCACCGCCGTGCGCTTCGAGCCCGGCCAGACCCGCAGCGTCACGCTGGTCCCCTATGGCGGCAAGCGCGAGGTCTATGGATTCCGCCAGGCGGTGATGGGGACGTTGTGA
- a CDS encoding urease accessory protein UreD, with product MDRTMPDPAGTASSRAAASDAAAAARADAACGANAAGPAVLERARGRAEIAFKLSAGATRVDRLFQEGQAKIRLPRGEPGDPPTAVVINTAGGVTGGDRLDIAASWGPGTTAAVTGQAAERIYRSSGGAGTIRNRLSVGAGATAEWLPQETILFDRSRLARRLEVDLAADARCLIVESVFFGRGAMGERVTDGAITDHWRVRRDGRLVLAESFRAGGDTTGLFAGRATGAGAIAFATLLYAAPDADRYLDRLRGLVDDDAREPAVEAGTSAFDGFLVARFLSPSPQALRRDLVRILEAFRGRPMPRPWSC from the coding sequence TTGGACAGGACGATGCCGGACCCGGCCGGGACGGCGTCGAGCCGCGCCGCAGCGTCCGATGCCGCCGCCGCCGCACGCGCTGACGCGGCCTGCGGCGCAAATGCCGCGGGTCCGGCCGTGCTGGAACGCGCGCGCGGCCGGGCCGAGATCGCCTTCAAGCTGTCGGCCGGCGCGACCCGGGTCGACCGCTTGTTCCAGGAGGGCCAGGCCAAGATCCGCCTGCCGCGCGGCGAACCGGGCGATCCGCCGACCGCGGTCGTCATCAACACCGCCGGCGGCGTCACCGGCGGCGACCGGCTCGACATCGCGGCCTCCTGGGGACCCGGCACCACCGCGGCCGTGACCGGACAGGCGGCGGAGCGCATCTACCGGTCCTCGGGCGGCGCGGGCACGATTCGCAACCGGCTGTCGGTCGGCGCCGGCGCCACGGCCGAATGGCTTCCGCAGGAAACCATCCTGTTCGACCGCAGCCGCCTGGCGCGCCGCCTGGAGGTCGATCTCGCCGCCGATGCGCGCTGCCTGATCGTCGAGAGCGTGTTCTTCGGGCGCGGCGCCATGGGCGAGCGGGTCACCGATGGCGCCATCACGGACCACTGGCGCGTCCGCCGCGACGGCCGGCTGGTTCTGGCGGAGAGCTTCCGGGCCGGTGGCGACACGACGGGACTGTTCGCCGGGCGCGCCACGGGTGCCGGCGCGATCGCCTTCGCCACACTGCTCTATGCCGCCCCGGATGCCGACCGGTATCTCGACAGGCTGCGCGGGCTCGTCGATGATGACGCTCGGGAACCAGCGGTGGAGGCCGGCACGAGCGCCTTCGACGGCTTCCTGGTGGCGCGTTTCCTGTCGCCCTCGCCGCAGGCGCTCCGGCGCGACCTCGTCCGCATCCTCGAAGCCTTCCGCGGCCGGCCGATGCCGCGGCCCTGGTCCTGCTGA
- the ureC gene encoding urease subunit alpha produces MSFKISRSAYADMFGPTVGDKVRLADTDLIIEVERDLTTYGEEVKFGGGKVIRDGMGQAQTTRADGAVDTVITNVLIVDHWGIVKADVGLKDGKIHAIGKAGNPDVQPGVDIIVGPGTEAIAGEGKILTAGALDTHIHFICPQQIDEALMSGVTTMLGGGTGPATGTAATTCTPGPWHLKRMLQAAEAFPMNLAFAGKGNASLPAALAEQVLAGACALKLHEDWGTTPAAIDNCLSVADEYDVQVMIHTDTLNESGFVEDTVAAFKGRTIHAYHTEGAGGGHAPDIIKVAGLPNVIPSSTNPTRPYTRNTLDEHLDMLMVCHHLDPSIPEDVAFAESRIRRETIAAEDILHDMGAFSIISSDSQAMGRVGEVLIRTFQTAHKMRVQRGRLGEETGDNDNFRVKRYMAKVTINPAIAHGLSNYVGSIEVGKFADLVLWSPAFFGVKPDLILKLGTIAAAPMGDPNASIPTPQPVHYRPMFGAFGKALSASAITFVSKAAYEAGIAEKLGLDKVVLPVENTRGGIGKAAMVHNHATPDIEVDSETYEVRADGELLTCEPATVLPMAQRYFLF; encoded by the coding sequence ATGTCCTTCAAGATCTCCCGTTCCGCCTATGCCGACATGTTCGGCCCGACCGTGGGCGACAAGGTGCGGCTCGCCGATACCGACCTGATCATCGAGGTCGAGCGCGACCTGACCACCTATGGCGAGGAGGTCAAGTTCGGCGGCGGCAAGGTCATCCGCGACGGCATGGGCCAGGCGCAGACCACGCGCGCGGACGGCGCGGTCGACACCGTGATCACCAACGTGCTGATCGTCGACCACTGGGGCATCGTGAAGGCCGATGTCGGCCTCAAGGACGGCAAGATCCATGCGATCGGCAAGGCCGGCAATCCGGACGTGCAGCCGGGCGTCGACATCATCGTCGGCCCGGGTACGGAGGCGATCGCCGGCGAGGGCAAGATCCTGACCGCGGGCGCGCTCGACACCCACATCCATTTCATCTGCCCGCAGCAGATCGACGAGGCGCTGATGTCCGGCGTCACCACCATGCTGGGCGGCGGCACGGGACCGGCGACCGGCACGGCGGCGACCACCTGCACGCCCGGCCCCTGGCATCTGAAGCGGATGCTGCAGGCCGCCGAGGCCTTCCCGATGAACCTCGCCTTCGCCGGCAAGGGCAATGCCTCGCTGCCGGCCGCGCTCGCCGAGCAGGTCCTGGCCGGCGCCTGCGCTCTGAAGCTGCACGAGGACTGGGGCACCACGCCGGCGGCGATCGACAACTGTCTCTCGGTCGCCGACGAATACGACGTGCAGGTGATGATCCACACCGACACGCTGAACGAATCCGGCTTCGTCGAGGATACCGTCGCGGCCTTCAAGGGCCGCACCATCCACGCCTACCACACCGAGGGCGCCGGCGGCGGCCATGCGCCGGACATCATCAAGGTCGCTGGGCTGCCCAACGTCATCCCGTCCTCGACCAACCCGACCCGGCCCTATACGCGCAACACCCTCGACGAGCATCTCGACATGCTCATGGTCTGCCACCATCTCGATCCGTCGATCCCCGAGGACGTGGCCTTCGCGGAGAGCCGCATCCGGCGCGAGACGATCGCGGCGGAAGACATCCTGCACGACATGGGCGCCTTCTCGATCATCTCGTCGGACAGCCAGGCGATGGGCCGCGTCGGCGAGGTCCTGATCCGCACCTTCCAGACCGCCCACAAGATGCGCGTGCAGCGCGGGCGCCTCGGCGAGGAGACCGGCGACAACGACAATTTCCGCGTCAAGCGCTACATGGCCAAGGTGACCATCAACCCGGCCATCGCGCATGGCCTGTCGAACTATGTCGGCTCGATCGAGGTCGGCAAGTTCGCCGATCTGGTGCTGTGGTCGCCGGCCTTCTTCGGAGTCAAGCCGGACCTGATCCTCAAGCTCGGCACCATCGCGGCCGCCCCGATGGGCGACCCGAACGCCTCGATCCCGACCCCGCAGCCGGTCCACTACCGGCCGATGTTCGGCGCCTTCGGCAAGGCGCTGTCGGCCTCGGCCATCACCTTCGTCTCCAAGGCCGCCTACGAGGCCGGCATCGCCGAGAAGCTCGGCCTCGACAAGGTCGTGCTGCCGGTCGAGAACACCCGCGGCGGCATCGGCAAGGCGGCGATGGTTCACAACCACGCCACGCCGGACATCGAGGTCGATTCCGAGACCTACGAGGTCCGCGCCGACGGCGAATTGCTGACCTGCGAACCGGCCACCGTCCTGCCGATGGCGCAGCGGTATTTCCTGTTCTGA
- a CDS encoding urease subunit gamma: MNLTPREKDKLFIAMAAIVARKRLERGVKLNHPEAIALISDFVMEGARDGRTVAELMEAGAHVVTRDQVMPGIAEMIHDVQVEATFPDGVKLVTVHEPIR; encoded by the coding sequence ATGAACCTGACGCCCCGCGAAAAGGACAAGCTCTTCATCGCCATGGCGGCGATCGTCGCGCGCAAGCGGCTGGAGCGCGGCGTGAAGCTGAACCATCCCGAAGCGATCGCGCTGATCTCCGACTTCGTCATGGAGGGCGCCCGCGACGGCCGCACCGTCGCCGAGCTGATGGAGGCCGGCGCCCATGTCGTCACCCGCGACCAGGTCATGCCCGGCATCGCCGAGATGATCCACGACGTCCAGGTCGAGGCCACCTTCCCGGACGGCGTCAAGCTCGTCACCGTCCACGAACCGATCCGCTGA